Part of the Heptranchias perlo isolate sHepPer1 chromosome 20, sHepPer1.hap1, whole genome shotgun sequence genome is shown below.
ctgcttgaggagaaatcagttgcaagccagtgggaggctctAAAAAGTGGAAttttacgggtacaatgcagacacgtcccctcaaagaaaaagggtgacactgccaaatttagagccccctggttgtcttgaAGTAttcggggcaagataaagcagaaaaagaaagcttatgactgtcacagaaaactaaatactgcagaaagcctaggggagtatagaaagtacagggatgatgtaaaaaaggaaataaggaaagcaaagggagggcatgaaaaatattagctggtaagattaaagaaaacccaaagatgttttatcagtacattaagaacaagaggctacctaaggaaaaggtgggacctatcacagatgataagggtaacttgtgtgtagaagcagaggatgtgggtagggttttaaatgaatatttagtctccgtattcacaaaggaaagggatgatccagaggtAGTGGttgaagaggagaggtgtgaaatattagacaaggtaaacataacgagaggggaagtactagagggactgcaATCCATGAAAGTTGATATGTCATcatggccggatggattgtttcctagactattgaaggaagccagggaggaaatagcggatgttcattttcaaatcctcattagatacaggggaggtaccggagaattggaagactgcaaacgtaagaccattgtttaaaaagggtacgagggaaaggtcgaacaattataggccggtcagtcttacctcggtggtgggcaaactattagaatcaatactgagagataggataaactgtcacttggaaaggcatggttttatcagcgatagtcagcatggatttgttcaaggaaggtcatgccttacaattctgattaaattctttgataaagtgacaaggaggattgatgaggatagtgcagtggatgttgtctacatggattgtagtaaggcatttgacaaggtcccacatggcagactggtcagaaaggtaaaagcccatgggatacagggaaatgtggtgcattggatccaaaattggctcagtaacatgaaacaaagggtaaaagtcgatggataacTTTGTGAATGTAAATCcacttccagtggtgtgccatagggctcagtgttgggtcccttgctgtttgtggtatatattaatgatttggacttgaatgtaggagtgcatgattggcaaattgcagaaattggctgtgtagttgatagtgaagaggatagctgcagactccaagaagatatcaatgggttagtGGAATGAgcggaaaaatggcaaatgaagttcaacccggagaagtgtgaggcaatgcacttcgggagggcaaacagtaaaagggaatacgcagtaaacaggaatatattgagaggggtggaggaagtgatagaccctggagtgcatgtgcactggtccctgaaggtggcagtacaggtagataaggttgtgaagaaggcatatggaatgctctccgttattagctgaggtatggaatacaaaagcagggatgtaatgatggaactgtataaaacgctggtaaggccacagctggagtattgtgcgcagttctggtcaccacattacaggaaggacgtaattgctctggagagagtgcagagaagatttacaagaatgttgccagggcttgaaaattgcagctacgaggagagattggatagcctggagttgttttccttggagcagaggaggctgaggggagacttgattgaggtgtacaaaattatgaggggctgagATCGAGTAGACAGGAAGTCCCTGTTCCCCgatcggagagttcaagaaccaaaggacagagatttaagttgattggcggaaggattagaggggacacgaggaaaatcttttttacccagagggtggtgggtgtatggaactcgctactcgaattggtggtagaggcagggaccctcaactctttaaaaaagttCCTGGAGCTGCTACAGACCGGGTACTGGAAGGTCGGATTAGAAtgagcacctggttgttcttcgagacgGCACGgaaatgatgggccgaatggcctccttctgtgctgtatctttcctGTGGTTACCTTATATCCATTAATACCAGGTTTTGGTTGTTGTCAGGAATAGTCCCTTCAtggtcgccaattgtaggatttaaaccactattttcaggattataatctgatccaatctaaggactggttcctgacaacaACAAGATCACCACTGGTACTGGTATTATAGTTAAAGGCAAAAGAGATTGAataagcacatcacaattagtacaaaaaggtgattcttaacatagaaaaatggtgagtgttccttgaaacctcggaagtatctctccaagtgactatggcgcggtctctctctctctctctctcgctgtgatctgttgactgaagagttctcttcttccttgccagaatcttgcgcgccttcctcagcttttgaggtctaTTCGAATCCCCTTTTTCAGTTTATGAGcagttcactatcacatccacatctctcagccttaccattattcatgtctctcaagcttcggaagttacattccaagcataactcctggtaccatccgtgccttgttgttacagactgaACAGAACCTTATCttagagtttacattgccagccttcacagaaccgtttctataaacagacttctattcactagcttgcggaggctcgagatagagagaCCGAAGCCtgcgtgactccttgatttaattaacCTCCAGTCCCAGttatctacatgtcttttagacattGTGCTATTCCAGCACATTCCTCCCTTagtgcctgtgatttccccaaggtctgttacttcccactttactgttgtcagcatccttttagttttaactgcaaacttgactataataaccatcatgcatccttctcggcccaccagcactttcttattgaatacacgtgacatggttcatactatattaatacacagtacagtttacatttatacatacatagattcatagtacatttcattctacttcCACTATTGATTATAATTGGACTGAATTATATCTGTTAATGGGATAATCCTTACACGTTATTCTTCCTGACTCGAAACACCatagttcagtcctggatgtgattaactgcagaatccaacccctgcagtaatatgtgaactcgctggtgtctcagcacatgtgatgactgagtgaatcccttcccacacactgagcaggtgaacagtctctccccagtgtgagtgcgtcgatgtcttcACAATTTATATCTGTATTTAGAGCTCTTCacgcagtcagaacatttaaatggtctctcatcagagtgaacaagttggtgtgtcagcagtttggatgaaatagtgaatcccttccctcacactgagcaggtgaacggcctctccccagtgtgagtgtgttggtgagtcagcagattaattttgcttttaaatctcttctcacagtcagaacatttaaaaggtctctcatcggagtgaactcgctggtgtattagCAGGGTGGAAGATTGAGTGaatttcttcccacacacggagcaggagaacggcctctccccagtgtgaactcgctggtgcatcagcaggttggatgaccgagtaaatctcttcttacacatggagcaggagaatggcctctccccattgtgaattcgctggtgtatcagcaggtgggatgactgagtaaatctcttcttacacacagagcaggagaacggcctctctccagtgtgagtgcgttggtgtgtcagcagattaattttgcttttaaatctcttctcacagtcagaacatttaaaaggtctcttatcagagtgaactcgctggtgtgtcagcagagtggatgactgagtaaatctcttcccacacacggagcaggagaacggcctctccccagtgtgaactcgctggtgtatcagcagtgtGAAGGACtgggtgaatcccttcccacacacagagcaggagaatggcctctctccagtgtgaattcgctggtgtgccAGCAGGTGGGATGcccaagtaaatctcttcttacacacggagcagatgaacggcctctccccagtgtgatcactttgatgtctcagcagattaattttgcttttaaagcttctctcacagtcagaacatttaaaaggtctctcatcagtgtgaactcgctggtgtctcagcagggtggatgactgagtgaatctcttcttacacacggagcaggtgaacggcctttccccagtgtgaactcgctggtgtgacaaaagttgtgatgacagtgtgaatctcttcccgctcacagagcagatgaacggcctctccccagtgtcactgcgttgatgtctcagcagttggtttctgcttttaaagctcttcccacagtcagagcatttaaaaggtctctcatcggagtgaactcgctggtgtatcagcaggttggatgactgagtgaatctcttcccacacgcagagcaggagaacggcctctccccagtgtgaactcgctggtgtgtcagcaggttggatgactgagtgaatctcttcttacacacggagcaggagaacggcctctcctcagcgtgaattcgctggtgtgccAGCAGGTGCGATGACTGGgcgaatctcttcttacacacgtaGCAGGAGAactgcctctccccagtgtgaactcgctggtgtgccagcaggtgggatgaccgagtaaatctcttcttacacacggagcagatgaacggcctctccccagtgccactgcgttgatgtctcagaagttcatttctgcttttaaaactcttcccacagtcagagcatttaaaaggtctctcatcggagtgaactcgctggtgtatcagcagggtggatgaatgagtgaatgtcttcccacacacagagcaggagaacggcctctccccagtgtgaactcgctggtgtctcagcaggtgcgatgatcgagtgaatctcttcttacacacggagcaggagaacggcctctccccagtgtgactgcgtcgatgagtttccagctctgacgggtaattgaatcccttcccacagtccccacatttccacggtttctccgtggtccgggtgtccttgtctctctccaggttggacgatcagttgaagcctcgtccacacacagaacacgtgtatgatttctccccgctgtgaattgtgtgatgttttttcaggctgtgtaactggttgaagctctttccacagtcagtgcactggaacactctcactcgggtgtgtgtgtctcggtgcttttccactcacactgatgtttgaaatcttctctcagacagaacagacaaacatttctccttccacattcaaaggccgatgatattcaggtcctgacgaATCgcgtgactctgtcagatcttgacgtgctgcttggtttgagtttccctctgaaaatcctccccttcaaataccctgtaaaagaagtttataaaagtcatcactgtaagtacaggatagaaattgagaacagacaattctagtttctacggaacattctttcctctcttgtgcctcaaagctgtaaatccccgtcccacacactctccctcctccctgtgctgaaatccaaactcatcgcatcatctttcagtggccctaaaccatgagtgaaagggtgagagagtgaatgtgagtacagcattGGGCTCGGTGTGGaaaatgtttcagtggggcagcagtgatcataatctcattaggttgagaatagttatggaaaaggacaagggacagtcaaatgtgaaaattcttaactggaggagggctaatttcagtgagttaaaaagggatcttgtccgcgtggattggaatcaaaaattggcgagcagaacagtaattgaacagtgggaagcCTCCAAGGAGGAGTTggattgggtacagagtagacagattccaatgaggaggaaaggaacggcatCCGAAGCTAGAGCTCCCGAGATGaatgaagatatagagatcaccattgctccttcatttacggacgatcactgaccgatcatcatttctccttcattta
Proteins encoded:
- the LOC137335960 gene encoding zinc finger protein 271-like, encoding MEIGQGASENEGEMVIGQGECKCRRNCDRSNLERDKDTRTTEKPWKCGDCGKGFNYPSELETHRRSHTGERPFSCSVCKKRFTRSSHLLRHQRVHTGERPFSCSVCGKTFTHSSTLLIHQRVHSDERPFKCSDCGKSFKSRNELLRHQRSGTGERPFICSVCKKRFTRSSHLLAHQRVHTGERQFSCYVCKKRFAQSSHLLAHQRIHAEERPFSCSVCKKRFTQSSNLLTHQRVHTGERPFSCSACGKRFTQSSNLLIHQRVHSDERPFKCSDCGKSFKSRNQLLRHQRSDTGERPFICSVSGKRFTLSSQLLSHQRVHTGERPFTCSVCKKRFTQSSTLLRHQRVHTDERPFKCSDCERSFKSKINLLRHQSDHTGERPFICSVCKKRFTWASHLLAHQRIHTGERPFSCSVCGKGFTQSFTLLIHQRVHTGERPFSCSVCGKRFTQSSTLLTHQRVHSDKRPFKCSDCEKRFKSKINLLTHQRTHTGERPFSCSVCKKRFTQSSHLLIHQRIHNGERPFSCSMCKKRFTRSSNLLMHQRVHTGERPFSCSVCGKKFTQSSTLLIHQRVHSDERPFKCSDCEKRFKSKINLLTHQHTHTGERPFTCSV